The sequence TTGAGAGAGTCTGTGTTGCCGAGTCTTGCTTCAATCGCCAGGCATGACAAGCGAATGCCGGTCATCAGGAGCGAGTTTGTGCGATCGTGTTTAGCCCAACGCCATCTCTCGATCTCACTGAGGACTCCGGCCCGCAACTTACTCTGCAAATCATCAGCATTCTCGTACAAGTCGCGCGCCGGGATTCCCACCAAGCTGCCGTCTGGCAGGCGACGTAGGGGTGGAGCAATTTGCGGCCGATGCCAGACGATGCCGCCGGGACTGGCCTCGCGATTGTCGGGTTCGAGAGGTCCGGGATCCCCGAGATGCGCTTCCATATCGAAGTGATCGGCGCGCGCATAGCGAGACAAAAAGAAATGTCGCGCCAGAATCTGCGCGCGCAAGCCGCTGTAGGCATCTTCAAACTCGTCCGCCATTAACTAATTTCCCCTTTAGACTTGGGACTTGGGACTTGGGACTTGGAACTTGGGACTTGGGACTTGGGACTTGGGACTTGGGACTTTGGGCTTTGGGCTTTGGGCTCTTGGTCTTGGACTTTGGACTTTGGACTTAACTCGAAACTCGAGACTCGAAACTCCAAACTCGAAACTTTGTTTCGTCTGCTCACTACTCACTGCCTTCTGCCTACTGCCCTCTGCCTCCTGCCTTCTGCGTCCTGCCTACTGCTTCCTATCTCTTGCCTCCACCTTCGGCCGATCACCCATCACCAGGCCGAGACCAAATCCCAGGATGCCCCACGAGATTAGCACCTCGCTGTCCGCGATTAGTTTTGCCATAACCGTGGTCGGGACGATGTCGCCCGAACCTCCGCCCGCGGCTCGCGAAATGCTGTAATGCAGACACTCGCCGAGCAAATTCCAGAAAGCGCCTGAATCGAGTCGCGGCTTTGCTTCCACCTCATCGCGCGAGCGATGCAGGATTTCGACCGCAGTCAAATACTTCCGATCAAGATCGCCGACGCGATCCTGGTGAATGGCGAGATACAGCGGGTAATTGATGCCGAGAAATGGTCGCTGGTTCGGGAGGGAATCAATCAACTCTTGTCGCGACTTCCGCTCCCAAACTGAACTCGAGTCCCTCGCCAGAAGATACTCAAATTCAACATTGGTATGGACCGCTTGACTGTAGTCGCCGGATCCGGCAATCGCGAAATACACCCCGCCGTAAGTGAGGATCATCGCGAGATAACCGACCAGTACCAGATACACGCGCTTTTGCCAGGCAATACGCCTTTCAAAAGGGAGCACGACACTACGAAAGATGTTGTAGAGAACCGCGAAAGGGAGCACATAAAGGACCACCACTAGCAGCACAATGGCGACCACGACATTCGGGATCGGCATAACGCCCAGGAACGGATACGCTATCGTAAGCGCCAACGCCAAAGCCGTGGTCCGCAGAATCCCAATCAACCTGCGGCCCAGTGAGGGCCTTCTCTTGCCGCGCAGACTCCGCAGGACTTCCTTAAAAGCTTTTTGCCACTCGTCGCGACTCAATGTCTTTTCCCCGTCAGCCTTTACTTATCACTCATCACTCATCACTCATGACTCATCACTCATCACTCATCACTCATCACTCATCACTGTAGTTAGACTGCCTTCTGCTCACAGCTCACTGCTCACTGCTCACTGCTTTCGAACGACCCACGTCGTCATCGCGCGCATGTTCTCAACCACCGTCGTTTTAATCGGCTCAAGAAACTCCCCGCCGAGCGCAGCCGTCACCCTCTGCAACATCTCGGCGTCTACCAGAAACCGATCCGAACCATCCGGGAGATGATAACGTCTCCCCTCAATCAACTTGATCTGATCTTCCACGCCAATCGTCGACGCCAGCCGGGCGAACAACATTCCACCCGGTTTCAGCACCCTCCACATCTCGTTCACCATCGCCTGCCACTGCTCTTCGTCGCGCGCAAAGTGAAGCACGGCACTACTCAACACCACATCAAAACTGTCAGTACCACCTGCTTCTGTGCCTCTCCCGATGGTGTCTTCTCCCTCTCCCCCTAGGAGAGGGCTGGGGTGCGGGAGCGCAGCTTTAGGTTGGGAGAGGGTGCGAAGCACACCAAGTGGGCCCTTCTTTGCGCTTGGCTTTTCGCGCTTCGCTTTCTCCTCTGTGTAATCTGTGTAATCTGTGGATAGTCTCTCGACCGTTTTGTCAGTACCACCTGCGTTAGCGGGTGGGTCACTGAGTGCTGACTTCCACGACATGTTCTCAACAGGCTCAACGCGAAAATTCTCCGCCGGCAAATGCGGCGCCAGCGTGGCCGCCATTTGTCTTACCTGTGCAATGTGCGGTTCCGATTCATCAACTCCAAACACTTCGTAACCACTTCTGAGAAAATAGATAAGGTTCCTACCCGCGCCACACCCCGCATCGAGCACCCGCATCCCCGGCACAATCCTGCCCTTCAATAACTGGTCAAATAGATAGATATCGATCCCACCAAACCACTCCTGAAGATTACTTGACGTCTGCATAAGCGATGTAGGTACCCGGGGCTCCGGTAGGGACTTCCTTGAAGCTGCGCAAAGTCACGTTGATTGCCGGAGCTTTCGCAGAAGTTCCTGAGCTCTATTGGCCGTGTCTGAATCAACGCCTTGGGCAGCAGAAATAATTTCCAAAGCCTCCTCTTCCAAACCTTCACGAAAAATTCGCCGCGCCTTTGTAGTTCGGGAGATACGAGACTTCAAAGTGTACTCTTCCGGTAAAATCGCTATGACATCTTGATTCGAGAGCAAGGAGTCCCTGAAATTTTCGTAATAACGCACGAAAGTGCTCTTGCCAATGCTGTTGATTAGCCGAATAAGATCAGTAGGCATTTGCTTCTTTGCGAAAAGACTGCTCGCTCGGAAATCAGAACGGATTGAACCACGCCGGCTGCGGATGATTCTTTGGCTTGAGTGCGCGCTTCAGCCTGACCGGCTTCGCCAAGCGCCAGTGATAATTCTCGGGACCCTTCCGGTAGCAATCAACTATCTCGATTGTTCCGACCAACACGCCGGTCGGCAAACTCCCCAGCTTCAATCCAATCTCGCGCCAGTATTTTGGCGGCGCGGGCCGCATCGCCGCATAAATGTAAACACGCTCACGCTTGTTCGTGGGTTTGCTGCGATATTCAATACTCTTTTTGCCGCGCAGAATCTGTTCGGCGTGAGGTTGACGAATACTAAGGGCTAACAACCGTCGTTTCATTGGCCGTTTTTCTCCCTCGCATAGAGTTCTCTCAAACAAGTCCGCGCCGCTTGCAATCTTGGCAAAGCTTCATTCCGCGGCCATCTGTTTTTGCCCATCCCTCAAGTGCGCTTCGGTCAAGTGAACATTTCTTCATGTATTCCGCAGTCGTGTAATTCGGCAAGTTTTTATCATTGATATGAAAGCACAAACTTCCGTGGATAATGGGATAGTTCGGATTGGTCCGCCGCTTGTCGGAGTTGATTACGAATCCACTCGGATTCGTATCGAGCCAATCGTGATAATCGGCATCGTTATCAGGCTCGTAAATCATTTACATTTCTCAAATGGAGGTTAGGCACTACCGTTTTTCCCACAGTCGTTCCCACATCTTCCTTGTGTTCGGCCCTTCCGGCGCTCCGCATTCTCTGGCAGCTTGTTTTGCCTCAACCTCGACAAAGGCATGATAGGACCCATCCAAACTGCGAAACACAAGATACGAGTTTCCGTCTTTGCCCTGAAACGTCTTGGCTTCGAGCCCTAAGCCCTTTTTCTTTCTTTTCAGCATTTGCTTCTCCTCCCCCCGAAATCCTAAAAAATGCTAGGCATCAGGTCGCGGCCATATCTGATTTGCCAACACGAGCAACTCTTCAGTTCGAGCGCTAATGAGACCTTCATTCCACTCAGGAAACTCGTGAAACTGGCGATTCAGCGCAATCGCACTGTGCTTGATTATTTCTTTTCTCTTCACATTCCATGCGGCGTTAGAGACTGCCGGATTCAGTCGCCTGGTTAACAAAGTAAGATTGCCAATCTTGTGCAGGAAGGAATTCCGGGTGTCGGGATCGCTTTCGCTTGGCAACGGCCAGTAGTGCTCCCAGTGTCTTGGCATCAGATGCTCGATTGTTAGCTTCTCCTTGATTGCGATTTTTTCGGTTTTCTCGGTTTGCGACGCTGCATCGAGCGCCTCAAGGATGACACGCGTCCGTCGATGTTTTCCATAGAAGGAGGTCGTCATCCAAGCGGTTCTAAACTCATCGTCGTTAGGCCATCTTGAAGTGTCGACGGTTTGTTCGAGCAAGATTGATCTAATGGCTGCGGCTGAAAAATCTTGCTGATGGCGCAGCTTGTGAATGACATCGACAAAGAAGCGGTTGTAGTTTTTCGGCGTTAACTGACAAACCGCTCGGCGGATAAGAAACGATTCCAGGTCTGAGCAGATTTGCCGAAGCTCGCTTTCGTTTTCTGGCTCAGGATGGGTTTTAAATACTTCCAGCAACAATGGGAAAACCGTGCTTGTATCCAGCTCGCGAAGGCGGTAGAAAAACAAACCAGCCCATGTTTCTTTCGGAAACTCCTCAAAGCTCTTGTATATTCCTGAGTAAGCCTCAAATTCCTCGAGGTATTCTGACGACGAGCGCCCTCCGGCGATGACGTACTCGCGAAAGCTGGAAAAGAGCTGACTAGTGACCGCCTCTTCTCCCATTACCAGAGTCAGGTAGTGTTGCAGAAACCAATCGAGGCGTGGACGTTTGAATCTGCCTTGTCCGACCTCTTTACGCCAGAAGCTTCTTTCACTATCGAAGTGCTCCCAATGGAGGTCATATAGTTTTTCAGTATTAAGATTCTCACCCTCCGCTCGGTGGAATAGGAAGTTCTTCACCAAATCCGTAGGCAGCAAAGGCGTGCCTAGTGCGTTGAGGGTCTGGAATATCTCCTGGGCATCGTCGTCCTGATCAAGATCGATCACTACAAGATTCAATTGATCTTTCAGAGTCTCGTAGAGTGCTCGTACTCGCTTCGCATACTCCTCTTCCCATGGTGGGCCTCCCAGCCAATCAAGAATAGCGTCCGAAAAATAAAGGTAGGCCTCTGGAATTAGTTGCTCGCCGCTCTCTCCAGCCGGCGTCCGCCCTACCTTGCCGGGAGATCCTGCGCTCATCACTGATCTAAATGCAGAGCGATCAGCATTTGTCGGCCAAACCTTGAAAACATCATCCGGATCGTCGCTGAGAGGCGTGTCGTTGTCGGTTAGTTTCGTGAACGCCTTTTTAAAATTCTCTTGTCCGCTCACTCCGCAGAGATCTCGGATTGCCGCGAGAGCGATCTGTAGGGTAGTAAGTCGCTGTTGTCCATCAATAATCTGTCGGGCGTAAAGGGATCCCGTGGAGGTCTTTAATTGATCCAAGACAACGGTACCTAGGAAGTGCGGACGAACCTTAACTCCTGCGACACGTTTGTCGGCGATATGTTGGATTGCTTCCCAAAGAGGCTCCCAGTTCTTTTTCTGGTTCCAAACGTA is a genomic window of Pyrinomonadaceae bacterium containing:
- a CDS encoding ASCH domain-containing protein, coding for MKRRLLALSIRQPHAEQILRGKKSIEYRSKPTNKRERVYIYAAMRPAPPKYWREIGLKLGSLPTGVLVGTIEIVDCYRKGPENYHWRLAKPVRLKRALKPKNHPQPAWFNPF
- a CDS encoding class I SAM-dependent methyltransferase, which gives rise to MQTSSNLQEWFGGIDIYLFDQLLKGRIVPGMRVLDAGCGAGRNLIYFLRSGYEVFGVDESEPHIAQVRQMAATLAPHLPAENFRVEPVENMSWKSALSDPPANAGGTDKTVERLSTDYTDYTEEKAKREKPSAKKGPLGVLRTLSQPKAALPHPSPLLGGEGEDTIGRGTEAGGTDSFDVVLSSAVLHFARDEEQWQAMVNEMWRVLKPGGMLFARLASTIGVEDQIKLIEGRRYHLPDGSDRFLVDAEMLQRVTAALGGEFLEPIKTTVVENMRAMTTWVVRKQ
- a CDS encoding DUF262 domain-containing HNH endonuclease family protein, producing MDVNKLTLDKVFDPTVRLEAPLFQRPYVWNQKKNWEPLWEAIQHIADKRVAGVKVRPHFLGTVVLDQLKTSTGSLYARQIIDGQQRLTTLQIALAAIRDLCGVSGQENFKKAFTKLTDNDTPLSDDPDDVFKVWPTNADRSAFRSVMSAGSPGKVGRTPAGESGEQLIPEAYLYFSDAILDWLGGPPWEEEYAKRVRALYETLKDQLNLVVIDLDQDDDAQEIFQTLNALGTPLLPTDLVKNFLFHRAEGENLNTEKLYDLHWEHFDSERSFWRKEVGQGRFKRPRLDWFLQHYLTLVMGEEAVTSQLFSSFREYVIAGGRSSSEYLEEFEAYSGIYKSFEEFPKETWAGLFFYRLRELDTSTVFPLLLEVFKTHPEPENESELRQICSDLESFLIRRAVCQLTPKNYNRFFVDVIHKLRHQQDFSAAAIRSILLEQTVDTSRWPNDDEFRTAWMTTSFYGKHRRTRVILEALDAASQTEKTEKIAIKEKLTIEHLMPRHWEHYWPLPSESDPDTRNSFLHKIGNLTLLTRRLNPAVSNAAWNVKRKEIIKHSAIALNRQFHEFPEWNEGLISARTEELLVLANQIWPRPDA